The Couchioplanes caeruleus nucleotide sequence ATCAGGATCATCCGGTGCGCGCCGTAGCCGGTCTTCTTCCGGGCCACGTGCAGGATCTGCCGGGCCGAGTAGCGGCAGAACAGGATGAAGATCAGCGAAGCGGTCGTGACGTACGCGATGGTGACACGCGACAGCTGCGTCTTCGTGGCGAACGACAGCAGCGACACGCAGGCCACGACGGTGACGAAGCCGCGGACGACCCGCTTGAACTCCTCGCTGCCCAGGCCGAGGTAGCGGCGGTCGTAGCTGCCGTTGCCCCAGAGGACGATCACCCAGCCGAGCGGCAGGCCGACGAACGCGACCAGGTAGAAGATCGTCCGCTGGCCCTGGAAACCGGAGATCGCCTTCTCGATGAAGGTGACGGCCAGCCAGCTGGCGAGGACGGCGGAGAGCAGATCCAGCAGGACCAGGATCGCCGTGTACGGCCGGTGCCACGTCGACAGTCGGCGGTGCGATCGGGTCCACGCGGACCGGGGCACGCCGTTACTCGGCGGTGGCGGCTCCTGCTGCCACTCGAAGCTGTCGTACGGCATGCCGCTCCGGCTCCTGCTGGTGCTGGACGCCGGGCGATGGAGGCTCGTGGTCACCTCGCCTATGTCCTCCCGCATCACGTACCGCCCACACCGAGAACATTACGCACCGCCACGACCCCCGGGCATCTTGGCGGGTCGACGGTCCCCTGCGCACCGCGGGCGATGCATGGGACCGGGCCACTATACCGATGGAACGACGGAGAAGAAGGTGACGTTGTGGCCGCTTTCCCCCGGGAGACGGCCCGCCTACGCTCGGTGATTATCGGATCAGCTTGGACAGGCGTCGATCCGCCAGCGGCTTGCCGCCGGTCTGACAGGTGGCGCAGTACTGCAGGCTCTTGTCGGCGAACGAGACCTCGCGCACCGCGTCGCCGCAGACCGGGCAGGGCAGCCCGGTGCGGGCGTGCACCCGCATGCCGGCCCGCTTCTCGCCCTTCAGCTCGGCCGCCTTCTGCCCCACCGACCGCGCGACGGCGTCGGTCTCCACCTGCCGGGTTGCCTCGTACAGGGTGGTGATCTGCTCGTCGGTCAGCTTGCTGGTCAGCGCGAACGGCGACATCTTCGCTACGTGCAGGATCTCGTCCGAGTAGGCGTTGCCGATGCCGGCGAGCACCTCCTGATCGGTGAGCACGCCCTTGATCTGCCCGTTGCGGCCGCGGATGCGCTCGGCGAACTGATCGCGGTCCACCTCCAGCGCGTCGGGGCCGAGCCGGGCCACGCCGGGCACCTCGGCCGGGTCGCGCACCAGGTACGCCGCCAGCGACTTCTGCGTGCCGGCCTCGGTCAGGTCGAAGCCGGAGCCGTCGTCGAGGCGTACCCGCAGCGCGATCGGCCCGCTCCCCGGCTTGAGCGGCGCGGGCGACTTGAACGAGTCGCGGTAGTGCAGCCAGCCGGCCCGGGCGAGATGCACCACGAGGTGCAGGTCGACACCGATGGACACGTCGAGGAACTTGCCGTGCCGGCCGGCGTTCGTGATGGTCTGACCCGCGACCGAGCTGGGCGGCGGGTCGTACGTCTTCAGCGCGCTGAACGAGGACACCTCGAAGCGCTCCACGGTATGGCCGACCGCACGCTCCCGCAGGTACGCGGCGAGCGCCTCGACCTCGGGCAACTCGGGCACGATCTCAATGTAGCGTTTGTCGCCGTGAAGGTCGTCGTTGCGCACAACCGGTACCGCGAAGCGATCCCCTCGGGGGAGAACGTCATCGTGGACACCGAGATCGCCCAGCTCACCGCGGCGGGCATCGAGGTGCTGCCGTTCCAGCGGTCCTCCGACTCGATCGGCGACCTGCCGCTCGCGCAGAAGGCACTGCTGCCCGTGTCGCCGATCTGGGGGCGGGCGGCGCAACGGGACCTCGCCGAGCTGCTGTCCCGGGAGCGTCCGGACCTGCTGCACCTGCACAACCCGTACCCGCTGCTCTCGCCGGCGGTGATCCGCACAGCGCACGCCCACGGGGTTCCGGTCGTGCAGACCGTGCACAACTACCGGCAGGTCTGCTCGTCCGGGCTGTACTTCCGCGACGGCCACAATTGCCACGACTGCCGAGGAAAAGCCTTCGGCTGGCCCGCCGTGCAGCACAAGTGCTACCGCGGCTCGGCGGCGCAGAGCGCGCTGATGGCCACGACGCTCGCCGTGCACCGGCCGACGTGGAAATCCGTGGACCGCTACATCGCGCTCACCGGGCGGATCGCCGCGCACCTGCGCGACTACGGCATTCCGGACGACCGCATCGTCATCAAGCCCAACGGCCTGCCGGACCCTGGCGAGCCGGCCCCGCTGGGCGACGGTTTCCTGTACGGCGCCCGCCTGTCCCCGGAGAAGGGTCTGGCGCTGTTGCTGGATGCCTGGCGGCGGCATCCCGTCGGCGCGCTGGGACAGTTGCGGATCGCCGGGGACGGGGAACTGCGGCCGCTGGCCGAGCAGGCCGACCGCGAGCGCGCCGACGTGACGTACCTCGGCGCCCTGGACCGGGCCGGGATGGAGGCCGCGCGGCGCGGCGCGTCGGTCGTCGTGGCGGTGCCCACCTGGAACGACGTGCTGCCCACGGTGATCCTCGAGGCGATGTCGGCCGGTCGGCCCGTGCTCGGCACCGACGTCGGCGGGATCCCGTACCTGCTGGGCCTCGACGAGCCGGTCGCACCGGCCGGCTGGGCCGTGCCGCCCGAGGCCGGCGCGCTCGCCGCGGCGCTGCCCGTCGCCCGGGCCGAGGCCGCGCGCTTCGCCGGGGCGGCCCGCGACCGGTACCTGCGGGCGTTCCACCCGGACGTGGTGACCCGGCAGCTCATCGACATCTACACGGACCTCTCAGCGAATTCCCACGCGACACCTAGGTAGACGTCGGTCGAAGTGGGGAATGCTGCTCGCCATGACCTCTCGTCGTACCGTGCTGCTCGGAATCGGAGGCGCCGCGGTGCTGACCGCGGCGGGCGGAGGTGTCGGCTACGCGATCGGGCACGCCGACGACCCCGAGCCCGTGGCGGCACCCGCGGCCCCGGCCGGACCGGCCAAGTACCGCTCCCGGCCGGACCTGCGCACCCTGCCGGACGTGACGATCACGACCCCGGCGAACGGGACGGCGCCGGGCTACATCTACCTCACCCCCGCCTCCGGGACCGGGTTGTGGGGGCCGCTCATGGTCGACGACAAGGGCTCGCCGGTCTGGTTCCGCAAGGTGCCCGACCCGGCGACCGTCGCGATCGACTTCAAGGCGCAGCAGTACCGGGACGAGCCGGTGCTGACCTGGTGGGAGGGGACGATCGGA carries:
- a CDS encoding Fpg/Nei family DNA glycosylase, coding for MPELPEVEALAAYLRERAVGHTVERFEVSSFSALKTYDPPPSSVAGQTITNAGRHGKFLDVSIGVDLHLVVHLARAGWLHYRDSFKSPAPLKPGSGPIALRVRLDDGSGFDLTEAGTQKSLAAYLVRDPAEVPGVARLGPDALEVDRDQFAERIRGRNGQIKGVLTDQEVLAGIGNAYSDEILHVAKMSPFALTSKLTDEQITTLYEATRQVETDAVARSVGQKAAELKGEKRAGMRVHARTGLPCPVCGDAVREVSFADKSLQYCATCQTGGKPLADRRLSKLIR
- a CDS encoding glycosyltransferase family 4 protein, translated to MKVVVAHNRYREAIPSGENVIVDTEIAQLTAAGIEVLPFQRSSDSIGDLPLAQKALLPVSPIWGRAAQRDLAELLSRERPDLLHLHNPYPLLSPAVIRTAHAHGVPVVQTVHNYRQVCSSGLYFRDGHNCHDCRGKAFGWPAVQHKCYRGSAAQSALMATTLAVHRPTWKSVDRYIALTGRIAAHLRDYGIPDDRIVIKPNGLPDPGEPAPLGDGFLYGARLSPEKGLALLLDAWRRHPVGALGQLRIAGDGELRPLAEQADRERADVTYLGALDRAGMEAARRGASVVVAVPTWNDVLPTVILEAMSAGRPVLGTDVGGIPYLLGLDEPVAPAGWAVPPEAGALAAALPVARAEAARFAGAARDRYLRAFHPDVVTRQLIDIYTDLSANSHATPR